The stretch of DNA TTGGGCCATGCGTTGCACCAGGGCCTGCACATCGCGGAACTCCGCCAGATCCCGCAGGTTCACCTCTCGCATGGTCTGCTCGCGCAGTTGCGCTCCTGTTTCTCGCGCCTGCAGCAGGAACTGCCTGTTGACCTCTTCGATGACCGTCTGGCGCAGGGCATCGCGTGCCCGACGCAAGGCCAGCCCACGCGGATCGTGCTGCGCTTCCAAACGGAAGATGTCCTGATCCAGCGCCTCGCCCCCCATGGCCAGCATGACGCGCCGGGCGAACAGGCCTTTCTGGGTGATGACGCGCAAGCGCGTCAGGTCGACCGTCCGCACCGCAGCGGCCATGCGTTGGCTGAGCCGAGCCGGATCATCCTGTTCAAGCAGCCGCGCCAGGTCGGACACCTCACTGTCTGACTGCCCTTCGCCGCCACCGCCACCGCCCGCAGACGCTCCGGCATTGCCCGGCTGAGGGGGTGGCGGGTCGCTCGCCGGCGGCGCACCCGGCGGCTCACTCGATGCTGGCGGCCGTGGCGCAACGAAACGGAAAAAATCATCGAAACATTGATAGTAACGCCACTTGTCCGCTTCGCTTTTCGCCAGCGCCATGCCCAGCGCCTGACGCAAACGGGCGCGATCGTCGTAGCCAGTCAGGTCCGCCACCCGCAGTGCATCCAGACTCTCGGCGGTAGACACGGACACTCCGGCACCGCGCAGCGCCTTGATGAACTCGGTCAGCACCCGCTCGGCCATCAGTCTTTCAGCAACCGGTGCAGGTCAGCGCGAGCGGTCACCAGGTCTTCTTCGTACTTCAGCAGCAGACGCAGGGTCGACTCCACCTGAGCCGGTGTCAGCGTATCCGCGTGCATCAGCACCAGCGCACGGGCCCAATCGATGGTCTCGGACACTGCGGGCTGCTTCTTCAGGTCCATCTCACGCAACCGCGATACAAATGTAGTCAACTGACGTCGCAGGGATGCGCTCACCTCGGGTACCCGGGCGGCAATGATCTGTTGTTCCAGACGCAGATCGGGATACGGAATATACAAATGCAGACAGCGCCGCTTGAGTGCATCGGACAATTCGCGGGTATTGTTGCTGGTCAGGAACACCAGCGGCTCATTGCGCGCGGTCACTGTGCCCAGTTCCGGAATGGATATCTGATAATCGGACAGCAACTCGAGCAGAAAGGCCTCGAACTCCTGGTCTGCCTTGTCAATCTCGTCAATCAGCAACACCGGGGCCTCGTCGGCACGCAGCGCCTGCAACAATGGCCGTGGCTCCAGAAACATGTCCGAGTAGAAGGCATCGCCAAAATCCGCAAGCCGTTCCATACAGGCTTCGAGCGTATCGGCATTGCCGAGCAGATCGCCCAGCTTGTCCTTGAGCAGTTGTGTGTACAGCAACTGCTTGCCGTACTTCCACTCGTACAGCGCCTTGGCTTCGTCCAGCCCCTCGTAACACTGCAGGCGAATCAGCGGCGCCTCAAGAAAAGCCGCCGACGCCTTGGCCAGCTCGGTCTTGCCCACACCCGGCGGTCCCTCCACCAGAATCGGCTTGCGCAACTGGGCTGCCAGAAATACAGCGGTAGCGATTTCATCGTTACAGATATAGCCTTGCCCGTGGAAGCTTTCACGCACTTCCTCGATGGACGCGATGCGGGTTTTCATTCAGCCCCTCCGGTACGTCAGGATCCCAAGAGTAGAACAGGACGGCGAGCACCACCATGACCACGATACCCAAGGCCATTTTTTTCGATTTCGGTGGCGTGATCGCCGACAGCCCTTTCGTTGCCCTGCGCGGCTACGAGACGGCTCGCGGCTTGCCGCAGGATTTCTTGCGGCAAACCAATGCGGTGAACCCGGACAGCAACGCCTGGGCCCGGTTCGAGCGTGGCGACATCGATCTGGACGCGTTCGATGACGCCTTTCTGGCGGAAACCCGGGCCCGCGGGCACGCCGTGCCCGGGCGTGACCTGGTACCGCTGCTGGCCACACCGGTGCGACCGGGCATGATCCGGGTGCTGGATGCGCTGCGTGATGATTTCCTGCTTGCCTGCCTGACCAACAACCTGCCTGTAGGCCACGGCGCGGGCATGAGCCACGATGACACCCATGCTGCCAGCGTGCATCACGCCATGTCGCGGTTTCGCTTCGTGCTTGAATCAAGCCGCGCCGGTGTACGCAAACCGGAGCCGGCTTTCTATCTGAAGGCCTGCGATATGGCCGAGGTAGCGCCTTCGGACGTCGTCTTTCTGGATGATCTGGGCATCAATCTGAAGCCCGCCAGAGTGCTGGGCATGCAGACCATCAAGGTAGGGGATATCGAACCGGCGCTGGCGATGCTGGGGCAACTGATCGATCGCGATCTGGTGGGCATTTACCGGAACAACGGCGACTGAGGTCGCCCGCAAGCGTCAGTGCAGAACGATCTCTTCGCCCAGCAGGACGCGGGGCATTTCCAGCTCCAGAGCGTCATCGTCTCCCATATCGCTGTCTTCCGACTGGACTTCGAACCGCGATGAGGTGACCTGACCGTCGATCATGTCCGGAATGGCGTCCAGAAAGGCATCGACATGGGCGGAGGCGAAATGGATTTCCAGCGCGTCCAGGGAGCGCCACTGCTGCCAGATCATGATGATCTCGGGCTGGTCCGCCTGCACATAAACCTCGTAGGCCACACAACCTTCTTCCGTGCGTGACGCTTCCGCCAGCGCGTATACGAGCGCCACGGCATCTTCGCGACAGTCTTCGCGTACCGGAATGGTGCCTTTGACGATGATCATCGAGCCGGACATAACACCTTGAAGTGGTTGCAGGAAAGCGCGCCAGTGTAGCACAAACGGGCATTGATTGCTTGTGCGGGCGCGCCACGTATGTGAGCGCCCGCACACCTCCCTTCCTGCGCTGATCAGCCCAGGAAGGTGACCGACTCACCCAGCGGCGCCCGCCCGACGCGAGTGCGATTGGCATCCACGGCGGCGTCCTCATAGCCAAAACTGATACCACAGAGGATGGCGGTATCCTCCGGCTCACCGAACACCTCACGCACATCATCCGGGTAATAGCGCATGCTGCCCTGGGCGCAGGAACCGATACCAAAGGCCGTCATCACCAGCATCAGGCTCTGGATATACATGCCCACATCCAGCGCCACCGTCACACCAAAGCGGCGATCCATGCCGATAAAGGCCACATGCGGCGCATCGAACAGTTCGAAGTTACGCAGCGTGGCACGCAACCGGCCCACCTTGTCGTCACGGGCAATGCCCATGTTGTTGTACAGCTCGACAGCGCAATCCACCTGACGCTGGCGGTAAACCCCCTCGAACGACGGCAGATGCTCGAAGTCGGGACTGATCGCCTTGCCCTGGCTGGCGTTGGCCACCATCCGCTCACGCAGGGTGTCACGCGCCTCGGCTGAGGCCACCAGCACCCGCCACGGCTGGATATTGCAGTTACTGGGGGCCAGCTGGGCCAGCGAAAACACCTCTTCGAGCACCGGTTGCGGCACCGGCTTGTCCAGAAAGCCGCGCACGGAGCGGCGGTTACGCAAGGCCTCGGCCAGGCTCATGTCCTCAGCGGTCATGGCATTCCCCTTTCGATTCAGGATGATGGATCAACAGGACGGGGAGTATAAGAAGGCGGGCCCGCGCTCCGCCATGGCAGGAACGATCAGGCGAGCGGCACGGTCAGGCGGCCAGCTCGCTCTCGGCGGCGCGCACGGCGGCGCAGATATCCATGATCGCAGCGGGGGCCCGGCGGTCACCGCCTTGTGGTGCAGCAAGACCGAAGCGTGCGGCACACTCCGGGCAGCACACCAGGTAGCTGACATCCTCGCCCGCCTCGGCTTCCGGCTGCTCATGCACCACCCAGCCCTCGGCTTTCGCCCGCTGACCGATGTCGTGATAGTAGTCCAGCCCCAGCGGACGCTCGGGCTCGAAGTCAAAGGTGGCGGTACAGCCCTGACAGTTCAACCACATGTCGTACAGGGCCGCGGCGTCGTAGGGGTCACGGGGATCAAAGGCCATACCTGGCTCCACACATCAATAAGTTACAATCACTTTTTAAAGTAACTTTTATGTGCAGGCAAGGCCATTCGTCGGCGTTTTGTGAATCAGGTCAGAAAGTTACGCGGCAAAGTTAAAGTAGATCGCACTCCTGGTCAGGCTGCACCATCCAGACGCATCCCCGCTGCCAGGGCCCGCCCCCCCAGAAACACCATCTGCAGTTGCACCTCCAGCCGTGGCAACTGCAATCGACGGGTATCGGGCGTCATGTCCTGGGCCAGGATGCCAAACCCGAACATGATCGCCACGGCCGCCTCTGCCTCGCGCACCACATCCACCGGCACCGCCACACGACGCATGACCACCTGGCGGACATCTTCCGCCAGTTCCTCCACCAGCAGTTGCAAGGCCCGGTGAATACGTCGCCGGTAGGCCTGCGATGCGCCGAGTCGCTGGCGCACCAGCAGCCTGAACTCGGCCTCATGGGCATCCAGATAGCTGATGAACCGCTCGATCATGTGTCGGATGGCATCGGTGGCACTGCCAGCGATCAGCGCAACCCGTCCGTCGCGCATGGCATGGCGCAACTGATCACAGGTCTGCTCGATCAGCGCCAGACCCAGGGCATTCATGTCAGGGAAATGGTTGTACAGCGAGGTGGGCGCCAGATCCGCCGCGCGCGCTACCTCCCGCAGACCCAGCCCATCCAGGCTGCGCCCGTCCGCCAGCAGCGCAAGCGTCGCCGCCAGAATCCGATCCCGGGTATGCTGTTTCTTTTCTGCCCTGGACAACCGGGGCGCCGTGCGCGCTTCAGGCATGGACCTTGCTACTTTTCCGTGGGTGATGGCTGTCATACTGCCACTATCAAAGAACACTTGTAAGCTGTTTTTGGTGGAAAAAAGACCATTTATCGCTTTAATGTTCTTTTTTTGTACGCATAGTTGACATATTACCCTTTCAAACTGACAATTCAACTCACAGTTGTAAGTTAATAAACGAGCAACCATGGAGGGCTGGACGCTACCCGGCCCCTCGCCGCACTATCAATGCATCATCGTTGGATAACTGTCCGGCCCCGGCTGGAGCAGGCGCGATCCAGGTTATCGCCGCGCAGCCGAACCGGACACAGGAACCGTCGCCACGCCGCTGACGCTACAGCGGGTATATAACAGGGAAGCAAAGGGGTCAGTTGATGAACTACTTCGTAACCGGAGCCACCGGCTTTATCGGCCGTTATCTTGTCGCCCGTCTGCTGCGCCGCGAGGATGCCCGCATCTTTGCGCTGGTCCGGCCGGGCTCAGAGTACAAGCTGGATGCGCTGCGCAAGCGCCTCAACGCCAGACCGGAACAGCTGGTCGCCATCAAGGGCGACATGACAAAAAAACTGCTCGGCCTGGCCAAGCGCGATCGCGACGACCTCAAGGGGCAGGTGCAGCAGTTCATGCACCTGGCCGCCATCTATGATCTCAGCCGCGATGCCGAAGCCCAGCAGATCACCAATATCGAAGGCACGCGCCAGGCCCTGGCGCTGGCAGGCGAGCTCGGCGCCGGTTGCTTCCATCATGTCAGCTCCGTTGCCGCCGGTGGCCTGTATGAAGGCACCTTTACCGAGGACATGTTCGAAGAAGCAGGGCCGCTGGATGACCCCTACCTGTTCACCAAACATGAATCCGAGCGACTGGTACGCGAAACCAGCCCGGTGCCGTGGCGCATCTATCGCCCGTCCATGGTTGTGGGGCACTCCCGCACCGGCGAAATCGACAAGGTCGATGGCCCCTATTACCTGTTCAAGCTGATCCAGCGTCTGCACGATCTGTTGCCGCCCTGGATTCCGCTGCTCGGCATCGAGGGTGGCCGTTTCAATATCGTG from Isoalcanivorax indicus encodes:
- a CDS encoding VWA domain-containing protein, translated to MAERVLTEFIKALRGAGVSVSTAESLDALRVADLTGYDDRARLRQALGMALAKSEADKWRYYQCFDDFFRFVAPRPPASSEPPGAPPASDPPPPQPGNAGASAGGGGGGEGQSDSEVSDLARLLEQDDPARLSQRMAAAVRTVDLTRLRVITQKGLFARRVMLAMGGEALDQDIFRLEAQHDPRGLALRRARDALRQTVIEEVNRQFLLQARETGAQLREQTMREVNLRDLAEFRDVQALVQRMAQRLVTLHGRRQRSSRKGLLDARRTLVSSIRHDAVPARLHWKSRRLRKPKLFVICDVSSSVASASRFLLMFLHAVNSLLPRVRSFAFASRCGEVSALFAASGDADTAIARILSEYAGSGTDYGDMLRFFWRTCEADLDRQSTVIVLGDARNNDLPAEQTVLRQIAERSRQVLWLNPEGRNRWGSGDSVMPQYLPYCRRAMPCRNLNQMERFVDSLLRDLR
- a CDS encoding AAA family ATPase; translated protein: MKTRIASIEEVRESFHGQGYICNDEIATAVFLAAQLRKPILVEGPPGVGKTELAKASAAFLEAPLIRLQCYEGLDEAKALYEWKYGKQLLYTQLLKDKLGDLLGNADTLEACMERLADFGDAFYSDMFLEPRPLLQALRADEAPVLLIDEIDKADQEFEAFLLELLSDYQISIPELGTVTARNEPLVFLTSNNTRELSDALKRRCLHLYIPYPDLRLEQQIIAARVPEVSASLRRQLTTFVSRLREMDLKKQPAVSETIDWARALVLMHADTLTPAQVESTLRLLLKYEEDLVTARADLHRLLKD
- a CDS encoding HAD-IA family hydrolase; translation: MTTIPKAIFFDFGGVIADSPFVALRGYETARGLPQDFLRQTNAVNPDSNAWARFERGDIDLDAFDDAFLAETRARGHAVPGRDLVPLLATPVRPGMIRVLDALRDDFLLACLTNNLPVGHGAGMSHDDTHAASVHHAMSRFRFVLESSRAGVRKPEPAFYLKACDMAEVAPSDVVFLDDLGINLKPARVLGMQTIKVGDIEPALAMLGQLIDRDLVGIYRNNGD
- a CDS encoding putative quinol monooxygenase; its protein translation is MSGSMIIVKGTIPVREDCREDAVALVYALAEASRTEEGCVAYEVYVQADQPEIIMIWQQWRSLDALEIHFASAHVDAFLDAIPDMIDGQVTSSRFEVQSEDSDMGDDDALELEMPRVLLGEEIVLH
- a CDS encoding nitroreductase, which produces MTAEDMSLAEALRNRRSVRGFLDKPVPQPVLEEVFSLAQLAPSNCNIQPWRVLVASAEARDTLRERMVANASQGKAISPDFEHLPSFEGVYRQRQVDCAVELYNNMGIARDDKVGRLRATLRNFELFDAPHVAFIGMDRRFGVTVALDVGMYIQSLMLVMTAFGIGSCAQGSMRYYPDDVREVFGEPEDTAILCGISFGYEDAAVDANRTRVGRAPLGESVTFLG
- a CDS encoding TetR family transcriptional regulator is translated as MPEARTAPRLSRAEKKQHTRDRILAATLALLADGRSLDGLGLREVARAADLAPTSLYNHFPDMNALGLALIEQTCDQLRHAMRDGRVALIAGSATDAIRHMIERFISYLDAHEAEFRLLVRQRLGASQAYRRRIHRALQLLVEELAEDVRQVVMRRVAVPVDVVREAEAAVAIMFGFGILAQDMTPDTRRLQLPRLEVQLQMVFLGGRALAAGMRLDGAA